The following are from one region of the Acidobacteriota bacterium genome:
- a CDS encoding DNA methyltransferase: MSMQRADKVHSILTNLKSLDKLKELFWTELNYEQVNQTLSRRNWNTTATEALDDDPLLLAAAGMGNGFHVIYCRLADDRLHYSKERPVVARLMNDHQYALFIFSDRNRNSWHFINTKYDDEPKRRRLFRRISVQPGDRLRTASERLSLIDIESIGKNVLDLSPLEIQKRHDEAFDVESVTKEFYRGYESVFRALEKTLLGQDIGPAHAHDYALQFLNRTMFLYFIQRKRWLADDTEFLGTFWESYRTSSQPADSFVEKWLNVLFFEAFNQKSPACHRHFPPKINKALALAPYLNGGLYAENKLDQTVRANITDSCFAQIFSFFERYNFTITEDSPLDKEIAVDPEMIGKVYESLVNVSAEIDARGEAGIFYTPRTEIDLMCRLSLSDYLSNHLPETLKDLLNSLVFSLYPDDKADADKSVTNAGIWPRIKDLLGEVTVLDPACGSGSFLVGMLHILDDLIERANRALNISDDPFTRKKKIIGESLYGVDVMEWACHVAELRLWLAMIADYKASPGDLRFRNAPLLPHFSFKIRCGDSLVQEVGGINFSHRRSRGIIPKSFENRIDLLKSEKIKFFNNVEPRKLRSLDDLRIEERRLFLEILESRKSEIHRDIDSTRQVSLRVEENKALFGSDVGEPDPYPVSEDETMTHRIEDLEAEYETASRAYHLLRGGGQAPFVWDIAFCEIFRKNKNGFDIVIGNPPYVRQEDIAAPTVQGLKVTPVKKEYKGKIAQAVYRAFEKFFGFREKTQSVKHKIDAKSDLYIYFFFIGLSLLNPKGSFCFVTSNSWLDVGYGKDLQEFLLKHAHVKFILDNQLRRSFEGADINTIIALISFADDAREWGLDKTARFVMFRVPYELVISPVIIDELEESHKPRTIQEYRVFPILQSRLLEDGSAVPGEDEAENRKAVGPLIKVARYIGNKWGGKYLRAPDIYWTIMEKGRDKLVRLGEVAEVRFGIKTGANEFFYLNDSRIHELCIEPEFLKQVIKSPRECKRILIDPADLKFKIFFCHKNKEELKGTAALEYIKWGESKKFHLRPSCSNRARWWDVGERRYAPIISPSSVTELPRTFLNSHQVLADKRLYEIYPKIDTESVLFATNTILCSLFLELGSRTGLGEGLLDLTVYELADCLIIPPSSTPSILEILTDTEKREILPLRQEIANHNRKQIDEIVFDILQLTKDERSAVCEAVINLVESRLQKAQSL, from the coding sequence ATGTCCATGCAAAGGGCCGATAAAGTCCATTCCATCCTCACCAATCTTAAAAGCCTTGATAAACTCAAGGAGCTTTTCTGGACCGAGCTGAATTACGAACAGGTCAATCAAACCCTTTCACGGAGGAATTGGAATACGACAGCCACAGAAGCCCTCGACGATGATCCTCTTCTTCTTGCCGCGGCCGGAATGGGTAACGGCTTCCACGTGATTTATTGCCGGTTGGCCGACGACCGGCTTCACTACAGCAAGGAGCGTCCGGTAGTCGCCCGGCTTATGAATGATCATCAATATGCCCTCTTCATTTTTTCTGATCGCAACCGGAACAGTTGGCATTTCATCAACACAAAATATGATGACGAACCAAAGCGCCGCCGACTGTTCCGCCGCATAAGCGTCCAGCCGGGAGATCGGCTGCGCACGGCTTCCGAGCGGCTCTCTCTTATAGACATTGAATCCATCGGCAAGAATGTGCTTGATCTTTCGCCTCTTGAGATACAAAAACGCCATGATGAAGCCTTCGACGTCGAATCGGTTACAAAAGAATTCTATAGAGGATACGAGTCGGTTTTCAGGGCTTTAGAAAAAACGCTTCTGGGACAAGACATCGGCCCCGCCCATGCCCATGATTATGCTCTCCAATTTCTCAACCGAACGATGTTTCTCTATTTTATTCAGCGTAAACGCTGGCTGGCCGACGACACGGAATTCTTGGGGACGTTTTGGGAGTCATACAGAACTTCCAGCCAGCCGGCGGATTCATTTGTAGAAAAATGGCTGAATGTCCTGTTCTTTGAGGCCTTCAATCAGAAGTCTCCGGCCTGCCATAGACATTTTCCTCCGAAGATCAACAAAGCTCTCGCGCTTGCTCCTTACCTCAATGGCGGCCTCTATGCCGAAAATAAGCTTGATCAGACCGTCCGCGCCAACATTACCGACTCTTGTTTCGCGCAAATATTCAGCTTTTTTGAAAGATACAATTTTACGATCACCGAAGACAGCCCTCTAGATAAAGAAATTGCCGTCGATCCGGAGATGATCGGAAAAGTCTATGAAAGTCTGGTCAATGTCTCTGCCGAAATCGACGCCCGGGGAGAAGCCGGGATTTTTTATACGCCGCGCACGGAAATTGATCTCATGTGCCGTCTTTCTCTTTCCGATTATCTTTCGAATCATCTCCCGGAAACTTTGAAAGACCTGCTCAACAGCCTCGTTTTTTCCCTTTATCCCGATGATAAAGCTGATGCGGACAAATCAGTCACCAATGCCGGCATTTGGCCGAGAATCAAAGATCTTCTTGGGGAAGTAACGGTCCTTGACCCGGCCTGCGGTTCAGGTTCATTTCTGGTCGGGATGCTTCACATTCTTGATGACCTCATAGAGAGGGCCAATCGTGCGCTCAATATTTCTGATGATCCCTTCACGCGGAAGAAGAAGATTATCGGCGAATCCCTCTACGGCGTCGATGTCATGGAATGGGCCTGCCATGTTGCCGAGCTGCGCCTATGGCTGGCTATGATCGCCGATTATAAAGCGTCGCCGGGCGATCTGCGATTCCGAAATGCCCCACTCCTGCCTCATTTCTCTTTCAAGATCCGTTGTGGAGACAGTCTTGTTCAGGAAGTAGGAGGGATCAACTTCAGCCACAGGAGAAGCCGCGGAATCATTCCGAAATCATTCGAGAATCGAATAGACCTGCTGAAGTCCGAAAAAATCAAGTTCTTCAACAATGTCGAACCCCGAAAACTGCGCTCGCTGGATGATCTCAGAATTGAAGAACGCCGTCTCTTCCTGGAGATCCTGGAGTCGAGAAAGAGCGAAATCCATCGGGATATCGATTCCACCCGACAAGTATCGTTGCGGGTCGAAGAGAATAAGGCCCTGTTTGGAAGTGATGTGGGAGAGCCGGATCCATATCCGGTCTCTGAAGATGAAACGATGACTCATCGCATTGAGGATCTGGAAGCCGAGTATGAAACCGCGAGTCGTGCTTATCATCTTCTTAGGGGCGGAGGTCAGGCGCCTTTCGTCTGGGATATAGCGTTTTGCGAAATCTTCCGGAAAAACAAAAACGGTTTCGATATCGTGATCGGTAACCCACCTTATGTACGGCAGGAGGACATTGCCGCTCCGACTGTTCAAGGACTGAAGGTCACTCCGGTTAAGAAGGAATACAAAGGGAAGATCGCCCAAGCCGTTTATCGGGCTTTTGAAAAGTTCTTCGGGTTCAGGGAAAAAACCCAATCCGTTAAACACAAAATCGACGCGAAAAGCGATCTCTATATCTACTTTTTCTTTATCGGACTATCTCTTCTCAATCCCAAAGGCTCTTTCTGCTTCGTCACGTCGAATTCGTGGCTTGATGTCGGTTATGGAAAGGATCTGCAGGAATTTCTTTTAAAGCATGCCCATGTGAAATTCATCTTGGACAACCAGCTCCGACGGTCCTTTGAAGGCGCCGACATCAATACGATCATTGCGCTGATTTCTTTCGCTGATGACGCGAGAGAATGGGGGTTGGACAAAACGGCCCGCTTCGTGATGTTTCGTGTGCCTTATGAGCTTGTGATTTCGCCCGTGATTATTGATGAACTTGAGGAATCGCACAAGCCACGGACAATTCAGGAATACCGGGTTTTTCCCATTTTGCAATCTCGGTTGCTTGAGGATGGCTCCGCCGTCCCAGGAGAAGATGAGGCCGAGAATCGGAAAGCCGTCGGGCCCCTGATTAAAGTTGCCCGCTATATAGGAAATAAGTGGGGCGGGAAGTATTTGCGGGCACCTGACATCTATTGGACGATAATGGAAAAAGGACGAGACAAGCTTGTGCGTCTGGGCGAAGTCGCGGAAGTGAGATTCGGCATTAAAACTGGCGCAAATGAATTCTTTTATCTGAATGATTCCAGAATTCATGAATTGTGCATCGAGCCGGAATTCCTCAAGCAGGTCATAAAAAGCCCTCGCGAATGCAAGAGGATTCTGATTGATCCGGCGGATCTCAAGTTCAAAATATTCTTTTGCCATAAAAATAAGGAGGAACTCAAAGGAACAGCCGCTCTGGAATATATCAAGTGGGGCGAATCTAAAAAGTTTCACTTGCGCCCCAGCTGCTCGAATCGCGCAAGATGGTGGGATGTTGGTGAAAGAAGATATGCACCAATCATTAGCCCAAGCAGTGTGACTGAGTTGCCAAGAACATTTCTTAATAGCCATCAAGTATTAGCTGACAAGCGACTTTATGAAATCTACCCGAAAATAGACACCGAATCTGTACTATTTGCGACGAATACTATCCTATGTAGCCTGTTTTTAGAGCTAGGATCTAGGACTGGCCTCGGAGAGGGACTTCTTGATCTAACAGTTTATGAGCTTGCAGATTGTCTTATTATTCCTCCCTCAAGTACGCCAAGTATTTTAGAAATCCTTACTGATACAGAAAAACGAGAGATATTGCCACTACGACAAGAAATTGCGAATCATAATCGAAAACAAATAGACGAAATTGTTTTTGACATTCTTCAGCTTACGAAAGATGAAAGATCTGCTGTTTGCGAAGCGGTCATCAACCTTGTTGAATCGAGATTACAAAAAGCTCAGAGTTTATAG
- a CDS encoding phospholipase D-like domain-containing protein, with protein MPTHDIIDNRREILVDHINRILDSTEMARFAVGYFFLSGLTGIAAKLKNVKELRLLIGNTTNRQTLEQMAEGYKRLELIQKAAEAQTYPKKTDARRMAEKTAEDIRSNMETMDQTDESEGLVCELARLIEDKRLQVRVYTKGRLHAKAYIFDYGTVYDRGGLPVERHEKGIAIVGSSNLTLSGVSHNTELNVIVQGNDNHAELARWFDELWNEAQEFDESLFHELRQSWALAVVRPYDIYMKTLFALVKDRLEGEDDRDFLFETEIKRQLADFQKTAVRQAVQNIRDYGGVFISDVVGLGKSFIGAAIIKQLELSFRARPLIICPAPLVEMWERYNESYDLNAQVLSMGFLQEKAEEPADILMKDVKYRDRNFLLIDESHNFRYPDTQRYKIVQRFLSTGKKCCFLTATPRNKSAWDIYHQMKLFHQDDRTDLPVDPPDLRQYFRLVEKAERSLPGLLSNILIRRTRRHILRWYGFDAQTHQPVDPVGFDAYASGEKRAYVIVGGQRQFFPKRELDTIEYSIEETYQGIYQELRGYLGKSKCSYRGAPNPGELSYARYGLWHFVAKEKQKQEPYAGLHRAGVNLRGLIRVLLFKRFESSVFAFKETIRRLLLVHERFLTALDSGVVPAGDDAQLILYEPNQAEEQDLMDALKKASGRYQAADFDMDRLRSHVEHDIGLLKKISDLVFPITPERDAKLQELLKRIKGKPLSEGKLLIFTQYADTAKYVYENLNPDEKRPDIEVIFSGDKNKTKVVGRFAPKANPEYRFAAGESEITRLVATDVLAEGLNLQDCDKIINYDLHWNPVRLIQRFGRIDRIGSRHDVIYGFNFLPETGIEKNLGLRQKLKNRIQEIHDTIGEDAAILDKSEMLNEEAMYAIYEKKGGQLNLFDDEEEILDLNEAEEMLRQLKREKPEEYERIAGLRDGIRAARPSVRKGLFVFCQYGRFQQLFLVNENGNIETRDVPKILGIVKCGPKLEGMPVPKGYNEQVMRIKRIFVEEVKHREAERDFVQSLTQGQRYVLRELRLIFGSTKDIDLKSQINTLEAAFRGSLTRALIQELNRIRRNNLVGDVLLKHLTELYYKHNMRESLDRRAMQPETPIVPVVVCSEWLG; from the coding sequence ATGCCGACACATGACATCATTGACAATCGACGGGAAATTCTCGTCGATCATATCAATAGAATACTGGATTCAACTGAAATGGCCCGGTTTGCCGTTGGATATTTTTTTCTATCGGGACTGACGGGAATTGCCGCAAAGCTTAAGAATGTCAAAGAGCTTCGTCTTCTCATCGGCAATACAACAAACAGGCAGACACTCGAACAAATGGCCGAGGGGTATAAAAGGCTGGAGTTGATCCAAAAAGCCGCCGAAGCACAAACCTACCCCAAAAAAACTGATGCCAGGCGAATGGCTGAAAAAACGGCCGAAGATATCCGGTCCAACATGGAGACCATGGACCAGACGGACGAAAGCGAAGGCCTTGTCTGTGAGCTGGCCCGATTGATCGAGGACAAGCGATTGCAAGTCCGTGTCTATACAAAAGGAAGGCTTCACGCAAAGGCTTACATCTTCGATTATGGAACCGTTTATGATCGAGGCGGGCTGCCGGTTGAGCGCCATGAGAAAGGCATAGCCATTGTGGGATCGTCCAACTTGACATTGTCCGGCGTGTCCCACAACACGGAGCTTAATGTCATTGTTCAGGGAAACGACAATCATGCCGAACTTGCCCGCTGGTTCGACGAGTTGTGGAATGAGGCCCAGGAATTTGACGAATCCCTATTCCACGAACTCAGACAATCCTGGGCTTTGGCTGTCGTCAGGCCTTATGACATCTACATGAAAACGCTATTCGCCCTCGTCAAAGACCGGCTGGAAGGGGAGGACGACCGAGACTTTCTATTCGAGACGGAGATAAAACGACAGCTCGCAGACTTCCAGAAGACGGCTGTCCGCCAAGCCGTTCAGAACATTCGTGATTACGGCGGGGTATTTATCTCGGATGTCGTGGGATTGGGTAAGTCTTTCATTGGGGCGGCGATCATTAAGCAATTAGAACTAAGCTTTCGAGCTCGACCCCTGATCATATGTCCTGCTCCGCTTGTCGAGATGTGGGAAAGATACAACGAGAGCTATGATCTCAACGCTCAAGTTCTGTCCATGGGATTTCTCCAAGAGAAGGCCGAGGAGCCCGCCGATATCCTGATGAAGGATGTGAAATACCGGGACCGCAATTTCCTTCTGATCGATGAGAGCCACAATTTCCGGTATCCGGACACCCAACGCTATAAAATTGTTCAGCGATTCCTTTCGACCGGGAAAAAATGCTGTTTCTTGACCGCCACGCCCCGCAATAAAAGCGCCTGGGATATCTATCACCAGATGAAGCTTTTTCATCAAGATGACAGAACCGATCTTCCCGTGGATCCCCCCGACCTCAGACAGTATTTCCGTCTAGTAGAAAAAGCAGAACGGAGTCTTCCCGGGCTGTTGTCCAATATCCTGATCAGGCGAACAAGGCGGCATATTCTTCGTTGGTATGGATTCGACGCCCAAACTCATCAGCCTGTGGATCCTGTGGGTTTCGACGCATATGCAAGCGGAGAAAAACGGGCTTATGTTATTGTCGGCGGGCAGCGCCAATTTTTCCCGAAAAGGGAACTCGATACCATTGAATACAGCATCGAGGAGACATACCAGGGGATTTATCAGGAGTTGCGCGGCTATCTGGGGAAATCAAAATGCAGTTATAGAGGCGCCCCGAATCCCGGCGAGCTTTCCTATGCCAGATATGGTCTTTGGCATTTCGTCGCCAAGGAGAAACAGAAGCAGGAACCGTATGCCGGGTTGCATCGGGCTGGAGTCAATTTGCGTGGGCTTATTCGGGTGCTGTTGTTCAAGCGTTTTGAATCGAGTGTGTTTGCTTTTAAAGAGACGATAAGACGCCTTCTCCTCGTTCATGAACGCTTTCTGACTGCTCTCGATTCGGGGGTTGTCCCGGCCGGTGACGATGCCCAGCTTATCCTTTACGAGCCGAACCAAGCCGAAGAGCAGGATCTCATGGACGCGTTGAAGAAAGCATCCGGCCGGTATCAAGCCGCAGACTTCGATATGGATCGATTGCGAAGTCATGTGGAGCATGATATCGGCTTGCTGAAAAAGATCAGCGATCTTGTCTTCCCTATTACGCCGGAACGGGATGCCAAGCTTCAGGAACTTTTAAAGAGAATCAAGGGAAAACCTCTGAGCGAAGGGAAGCTATTGATTTTCACGCAGTATGCGGATACCGCCAAATATGTTTATGAAAATCTGAATCCGGACGAAAAGAGGCCCGATATCGAAGTTATTTTCAGCGGTGATAAAAACAAGACAAAGGTTGTCGGTCGATTTGCGCCGAAAGCCAACCCTGAATACCGTTTCGCCGCAGGCGAGAGCGAAATCACCCGACTCGTTGCCACGGATGTTCTTGCCGAAGGTCTGAATCTTCAGGATTGCGATAAGATCATAAACTATGACCTTCACTGGAATCCCGTTCGTCTTATCCAGCGTTTTGGACGCATCGACCGGATCGGATCCCGTCATGATGTGATTTATGGATTCAATTTTCTGCCGGAAACGGGAATAGAAAAAAATCTTGGCCTCCGCCAAAAACTCAAAAACCGGATCCAGGAAATCCACGACACAATCGGTGAGGATGCGGCTATTCTTGATAAGTCCGAGATGCTGAATGAAGAAGCCATGTACGCCATTTATGAAAAAAAGGGCGGGCAATTGAATTTGTTCGATGATGAAGAAGAGATTCTGGATTTGAACGAAGCCGAAGAAATGCTTCGCCAGCTCAAGCGTGAAAAACCGGAGGAGTATGAACGGATAGCCGGGCTCCGAGACGGAATCCGTGCCGCCAGGCCGTCTGTTCGGAAAGGGCTTTTTGTGTTCTGTCAATATGGCCGTTTCCAGCAGTTGTTTCTTGTGAATGAAAACGGCAATATCGAAACAAGAGATGTCCCGAAAATATTGGGCATTGTTAAATGTGGTCCGAAACTCGAAGGAATGCCGGTGCCCAAAGGCTATAATGAACAGGTGATGCGGATAAAACGGATTTTCGTCGAGGAAGTGAAACACCGGGAGGCTGAGCGCGACTTTGTTCAATCCCTGACTCAAGGCCAAAGGTATGTTCTGAGGGAATTGAGATTGATATTCGGCTCGACGAAAGATATTGACTTGAAATCACAGATCAATACTCTGGAAGCGGCATTTCGGGGATCTTTGACCCGGGCTCTGATTCAGGAGCTGAACCGGATCAGGCGGAATAACCTGGTTGGCGACGTGCTTCTCAAACATCTAACGGAATTGTATTACAAGCATAACATGAGGGAGTCATTGGATCGAAGAGCAATGCAGCCCGAAACCCCGATTGTGCCGGTGGTGGTCTGCAGTGAGTGGTTGGGGTAG